The proteins below come from a single Terriglobales bacterium genomic window:
- a CDS encoding ATP-binding protein, translated as MRSRIFTKLLLAFLLVIAVATATLDFVVRRAWENSLRGEIERSLTEKTRLLAARVRHTSTESLAAVVKEEAQAAGARATVVESSGKVLADSEGDPLTMENHATRPEFRAALAGGTGSDVRRSQTVGVEFLYVAVPIAGGAVRLAYPLTEIAETTAEIRRGLLRGSALAVLMATLLAAVLAHSIAGRLRRIVEFAQRIASGDLSARVAERSTDEIAQVAAALDATARQLEQSFRALDHSRHQLEAVLNGMQEAVIAVGPDGRTEWANGRMRELVEGIRLGAPLVETVRQPELLKAVEEAAARREVRRARVSGVVPGRTFEVTAAPLAADGAVAVLHDLTEIERVEQTRRDFIANVSHELRTPLTSIQGYAETLIESGAGGEAGREFLEIIRKNASRMARLTEDLLTLARVESGERAFELRPVDAGELLEDAVQSFRETARARGVELVVENRATRSVLADRDSIHQVFANLIDNALKYSPAGGRVVVGARQDGAEPGGRIEFFVRDQGPGVASEHLPRLFERFYRVDKARSRESGGTGLGLAIAKHIVLAHGGTIRAESELGHGSTFVFTLVGAEKSVAASAG; from the coding sequence GTGAGAAGCCGCATTTTCACCAAGCTGCTGCTGGCCTTCCTGCTGGTCATCGCGGTGGCCACGGCGACGCTCGACTTCGTGGTGCGGCGGGCGTGGGAAAACTCCCTGCGCGGCGAGATCGAGCGCTCACTCACCGAAAAGACGCGCCTGCTGGCGGCGCGCGTCCGCCACACATCGACGGAATCCTTGGCGGCGGTGGTGAAAGAAGAGGCGCAGGCCGCAGGCGCGCGCGCCACCGTCGTTGAGAGTTCCGGGAAGGTTCTGGCGGATTCCGAAGGCGACCCGCTGACCATGGAGAACCACGCCACGCGGCCGGAGTTCCGTGCCGCGCTGGCCGGCGGCACGGGCTCCGACGTCCGGCGCAGCCAGACCGTGGGGGTCGAGTTCCTGTACGTGGCCGTGCCCATTGCCGGGGGCGCGGTGCGGCTGGCCTATCCGCTCACCGAGATCGCGGAGACGACGGCCGAGATCCGCCGCGGCCTGCTGCGCGGCTCGGCGCTGGCGGTGCTGATGGCGACGCTGCTGGCGGCGGTGCTGGCGCACTCCATCGCGGGACGGCTACGGCGCATCGTCGAGTTCGCACAGCGCATCGCCTCGGGCGACCTCAGCGCGCGCGTCGCCGAGCGCTCCACGGACGAGATTGCGCAGGTGGCAGCGGCACTGGATGCGACCGCGCGCCAGCTCGAGCAGAGCTTCCGCGCCCTCGACCACAGCCGGCACCAACTGGAAGCCGTGCTCAACGGCATGCAGGAAGCCGTGATCGCCGTAGGTCCCGACGGGCGCACGGAGTGGGCCAACGGCCGCATGCGCGAGCTGGTGGAGGGCATCCGTTTGGGCGCGCCCCTGGTCGAGACCGTGCGCCAGCCGGAACTGCTGAAGGCGGTGGAAGAAGCGGCGGCGCGCCGCGAGGTGCGCCGCGCTCGCGTCTCCGGAGTGGTCCCGGGTCGCACGTTCGAGGTGACGGCCGCACCGCTGGCCGCGGACGGCGCCGTCGCCGTGCTGCACGACCTGACCGAGATCGAGCGCGTCGAGCAGACGCGGCGCGACTTCATCGCCAATGTCTCCCACGAACTGCGCACGCCGCTCACTTCCATCCAGGGCTACGCCGAGACCCTGATCGAGTCCGGCGCCGGCGGCGAAGCCGGTCGCGAGTTCCTGGAGATCATCCGCAAGAACGCCTCCCGCATGGCCCGCCTGACCGAAGACCTGCTGACGCTGGCGCGGGTGGAATCCGGCGAACGCGCCTTCGAACTGCGTCCCGTCGACGCCGGTGAACTGCTGGAAGACGCGGTGCAGAGCTTCCGGGAGACGGCACGCGCGCGCGGCGTCGAGCTGGTGGTCGAGAACCGGGCCACGCGGTCCGTGCTGGCCGACCGCGATTCCATCCACCAGGTGTTCGCCAACCTGATCGACAACGCGCTGAAGTATTCGCCCGCGGGCGGGAGGGTCGTGGTGGGCGCGCGCCAGGATGGGGCCGAGCCCGGCGGGCGCATCGAGTTCTTTGTGCGCGACCAGGGCCCGGGCGTCGCCTCCGAGCACTTGCCGCGCCTGTTCGAGCGCTTCTACCGCGTGGATAAGGCGCGCTCGCGCGAGTCCGGCGGCACCGGCCTGGGCCTGGCCATCGCCAAGCACATCGTGCTGGCCCACGGCGGCACCATCCGCGCCGAGAGCGAACTGGGACACGGGTCGACGTTCGTGTTCACGCTGGTGGGGGCGGAAAAATCCGTAGCTGCGAGTGCCGGGTAG
- a CDS encoding FMN-binding glutamate synthase family protein, with the protein MSYSRLNASAATLTKNRTEDSVVPISGMCATCVDGCIGMCEIGKSAYRGAEIIYPQPFGIVTTAGVKDYPVDLSHFTILGRATGAWGVEPDSNKALFPNVDLEVSIGRDRSIRYKLPFTLAAMGSTNVAKNNWPGLAAGAAITGTGIAIGENVVGMDMESTFAGGKVVSSVDLAWRVKCFRDWQMDGYGEVYVQANVEDTQLGVQEYAIEKLGVTAVELKWGQGAKDIGGEVKIKDLAKAQELQRRGYVVLPDPSSPMVIEAFKKGSFHEFERHSRVGMVTQEGFLKRVEQLRKLGAKYVTLKTGAYRPADLARAVKYASLAEIDLLTVDAAGGGTGMSPWRMMNEWGVPGIELFSLLNEYLARLEKKGEYVPPIALAGGFTFEDQMFKGFALCAPYVKLIGMARSPLAAAMVAKTIGKSIEAQSLPIYIERFGTTVDEVFVAAPELRQKLGDRFNQLPTGAIGIYSYYQRLAQGLRQLMAGARKFSVGYISRSDIAALTPEASRVSGIPMVSDVDAAEVELILEEGEVRKKKAIPAAD; encoded by the coding sequence ATGAGCTACTCGCGACTGAATGCGTCCGCGGCCACGCTGACCAAGAACCGCACCGAGGACTCGGTGGTGCCGATCAGCGGGATGTGCGCCACCTGCGTAGACGGCTGCATCGGCATGTGCGAGATCGGCAAGTCCGCGTACCGCGGGGCCGAAATCATCTATCCGCAGCCCTTCGGCATCGTGACCACGGCCGGGGTGAAGGACTACCCGGTGGATCTGTCGCACTTCACCATCCTGGGCCGGGCGACCGGGGCCTGGGGTGTGGAGCCGGACTCCAATAAGGCCCTGTTCCCCAACGTGGACCTGGAGGTGAGCATCGGGCGCGACCGGAGCATCCGCTACAAGCTGCCGTTCACGCTGGCCGCCATGGGCTCCACCAACGTGGCCAAAAACAACTGGCCGGGGCTGGCGGCGGGGGCGGCCATCACCGGCACGGGAATCGCCATCGGCGAGAACGTGGTAGGCATGGACATGGAATCCACGTTCGCCGGCGGCAAGGTGGTCTCCAGCGTGGACCTGGCCTGGCGGGTGAAGTGCTTCCGCGACTGGCAGATGGACGGCTACGGCGAGGTCTACGTCCAGGCCAACGTCGAAGACACCCAACTGGGCGTGCAGGAATACGCCATCGAGAAGCTGGGCGTGACGGCGGTGGAGCTGAAGTGGGGCCAGGGGGCGAAGGACATCGGCGGCGAGGTGAAGATCAAGGACCTGGCCAAGGCGCAGGAACTGCAACGTCGCGGCTACGTGGTGTTGCCCGATCCCTCGAGCCCCATGGTCATCGAGGCCTTCAAGAAAGGCAGCTTCCACGAGTTCGAGCGCCACTCGCGGGTGGGCATGGTGACGCAGGAGGGTTTCCTGAAGCGGGTGGAGCAGTTGCGCAAGCTGGGCGCGAAGTACGTGACGCTGAAGACGGGAGCGTACCGTCCGGCGGACCTGGCGCGAGCGGTGAAGTATGCGTCGCTGGCGGAGATCGACCTGCTGACGGTGGACGCGGCGGGCGGCGGCACCGGCATGTCGCCGTGGCGCATGATGAACGAGTGGGGCGTGCCGGGGATCGAGCTGTTCTCGCTGCTGAACGAGTACCTGGCGCGGTTGGAGAAGAAGGGCGAATACGTTCCGCCCATCGCCCTGGCGGGCGGTTTTACCTTCGAGGACCAGATGTTCAAGGGGTTCGCGCTGTGCGCGCCGTACGTGAAGCTGATCGGGATGGCGCGCTCGCCGCTGGCCGCGGCCATGGTGGCCAAGACGATCGGGAAGTCGATCGAGGCGCAGAGCCTGCCCATCTACATCGAGCGGTTCGGGACCACGGTGGACGAGGTCTTTGTGGCGGCGCCGGAGCTGCGGCAGAAGCTGGGCGACCGCTTCAACCAGTTGCCCACGGGCGCCATCGGCATCTACTCGTACTATCAGCGGCTGGCCCAGGGGCTGCGGCAGTTGATGGCGGGTGCGCGCAAGTTCTCCGTGGGGTACATCAGCCGCAGCGACATCGCGGCGCTGACGCCGGAGGCCAGCCGGGTGAGCGGCATCCCCATGGTGAGCGACGTGGATGCGGCCGAGGTGGAGCTGATCCTGGAAGAGGGCGAGGTCAGAAAAAAGAAGGCCATCCCGGCGGCGGATTAG
- a CDS encoding response regulator transcription factor codes for MTPTIFVVEDDADIARLVRHHLEGAGYAVRAFGNTTSVLAAAEKAPPAAFLLDIMVPGGDGLELCRRIRQHASLAMTPVIFLTAKSGEADRIVGLELGADDYIVKPFSPREMVARVKAVLRRFERPPAPAVLHAGDIELDTGAMVLKVRGRNVPTTATEFRLLDYLMRHPGRVFTRDQLLDAVWRDTHFVTPRSVDVYVRRLREKIEKDPEDPRHLRTVRGAGYRFEAAK; via the coding sequence GTGACGCCGACCATCTTCGTGGTGGAGGACGACGCCGACATCGCCCGCCTGGTGCGCCATCATCTGGAGGGCGCCGGCTACGCCGTGCGCGCGTTCGGCAACACCACCTCGGTGCTGGCGGCGGCGGAAAAGGCGCCGCCCGCGGCCTTCCTGCTGGACATCATGGTGCCGGGCGGCGACGGGCTGGAGCTGTGCCGCCGCATCCGCCAGCACGCCTCACTGGCCATGACGCCGGTCATCTTCCTGACCGCCAAGAGCGGCGAGGCCGACCGCATCGTGGGCCTGGAGCTGGGCGCCGACGACTACATCGTGAAGCCCTTCAGCCCGCGCGAGATGGTGGCGCGAGTGAAGGCGGTCCTGCGGCGCTTCGAGCGCCCTCCTGCCCCGGCGGTGCTGCATGCCGGCGACATCGAGCTGGACACCGGCGCCATGGTGCTCAAGGTGCGCGGGCGGAACGTCCCTACGACAGCCACCGAATTCCGCCTGCTGGACTATCTGATGCGCCACCCCGGGCGCGTGTTTACCCGCGACCAGTTGCTGGACGCCGTCTGGCGCGACACCCACTTCGTCACTCCGCGCTCGGTGGACGTCTACGTGCGCCGCCTGCGCGAGAAGATCGAGAAGGACCCCGAGGACCCGCGCCATCTGCGCACGGTGCGCGGGGCGGGATACCGCTTCGAGGCCGCGAAGTGA
- a CDS encoding group I intron-associated PD-(D/E)XK endonuclease → MPRSPRLSRSRARPTSARKSTDQKRNGEVAELCFAHRAAQLGLIVSKPYGDSAPYDFVVEGGGKLRRVQVKSASVVDGNSYHVNAGHGASNKRQYGPRQVDVLAAYVAPEEAWYLIPREKLGGRKTIRMAPHREGNGRLERFRERWTVLGAPQRELTLETCELARRPGRTP, encoded by the coding sequence ATGCCTCGTTCCCCTCGCCTCTCCAGATCCCGGGCCCGCCCCACATCTGCCCGGAAGTCCACTGATCAGAAGCGCAACGGCGAAGTGGCCGAACTCTGCTTTGCCCATCGCGCCGCTCAACTCGGCCTCATCGTCTCCAAGCCCTACGGCGATTCCGCCCCGTACGATTTCGTAGTCGAGGGCGGCGGCAAGCTGCGGCGCGTGCAGGTGAAGTCGGCCTCCGTGGTGGACGGCAATTCCTACCACGTGAACGCCGGCCATGGGGCGAGCAACAAGCGGCAGTATGGACCAAGGCAAGTGGATGTGCTGGCAGCGTACGTAGCGCCGGAGGAGGCGTGGTACTTGATTCCGCGTGAAAAGCTGGGAGGGCGCAAGACGATCCGGATGGCGCCGCACAGGGAGGGCAACGGGAGGCTGGAGCGATTTCGCGAGCGCTGGACCGTCCTCGGCGCGCCGCAGCGAGAGTTGACGCTGGAGACCTGCGAGCTGGCGAGGCGGCCTGGACGAACGCCGTGA
- a CDS encoding NAD(P)H-dependent oxidoreductase subunit E, translating to MEEEPVEEIESLLEQFDSRRANLIAILQEIQSKYFYLPHPALERVARKLKVPLTDVYHIATFYRCFSLTPRGRHQIQVCLGTACHVRGAPRVLDRILTILKLAEAGTTADREFTVLTVRCIGCCGLAPVVRVDANTHPHLTQAKVRGLLNKYRKPERAQEETAAETTGEVDATVGVG from the coding sequence ATGGAAGAAGAACCGGTCGAGGAGATCGAGTCGCTGCTGGAGCAGTTCGACAGCCGACGCGCCAACCTGATCGCCATCCTGCAAGAGATCCAGTCCAAATACTTTTACCTGCCGCACCCGGCACTGGAACGGGTGGCCCGCAAACTGAAGGTGCCGCTGACGGACGTCTATCACATCGCCACGTTCTACCGGTGCTTCAGCCTGACGCCGCGGGGCCGTCACCAGATTCAGGTGTGCCTGGGGACGGCGTGCCACGTGCGCGGGGCACCGCGGGTATTGGATCGCATCCTGACGATCCTCAAGTTGGCGGAAGCGGGCACCACCGCGGACCGGGAGTTCACGGTGCTGACGGTGCGCTGCATCGGGTGCTGCGGGCTGGCCCCGGTGGTACGCGTGGACGCCAACACGCATCCGCACCTGACGCAGGCCAAGGTGCGCGGCCTGCTGAACAAGTACCGCAAGCCGGAGCGCGCCCAAGAAGAGACGGCCGCGGAAACCACGGGAGAAGTCGATGCCACGGTTGGCGTCGGTTAA
- a CDS encoding 2Fe-2S iron-sulfur cluster-binding protein, with amino-acid sequence MRINGIEVEVERGMSVLDAARYLGLPIPTLCHDDGLTPAGACRLCVVEVERNGPRKLQSACTLPAEDNLVVWTHSERVERARKLLLELYVATCPSSKRIQDLASRYGANVCRYEAEHETCIQCGLCVRMCEQQMMAGAIGFAGRGADRRVSRPFDMTDERCRQCGACLYICPVCELRCAGPQADTTLCSGCLNFATVCLESYDHAMCFLDPCHACELSGPFRADVRRKSELLKIPTGELK; translated from the coding sequence ATGAGAATCAACGGCATCGAGGTGGAAGTCGAGCGGGGGATGAGTGTGCTGGATGCCGCGCGGTATCTGGGGCTTCCCATCCCCACGCTCTGCCACGACGACGGGTTGACTCCGGCCGGGGCCTGCCGGCTGTGCGTGGTGGAAGTGGAGCGCAACGGGCCGCGCAAGCTGCAGAGCGCGTGCACGCTTCCCGCGGAAGACAACCTGGTGGTGTGGACGCACTCGGAACGGGTGGAGCGCGCGCGCAAGCTGCTGCTGGAGCTGTACGTGGCCACGTGCCCCTCGTCGAAGCGCATCCAGGACCTCGCGTCGCGGTACGGCGCGAACGTGTGCCGGTACGAGGCGGAACACGAGACCTGCATCCAGTGCGGGCTGTGCGTGCGGATGTGCGAGCAGCAGATGATGGCGGGAGCCATCGGATTCGCGGGACGGGGCGCCGACCGGCGAGTGTCGCGTCCGTTCGACATGACGGACGAGCGCTGCCGGCAGTGCGGCGCCTGCCTCTACATCTGCCCGGTGTGCGAGCTGCGCTGCGCCGGGCCGCAAGCGGACACTACGCTGTGTAGCGGCTGCCTGAACTTCGCCACCGTGTGCCTGGAGAGCTACGACCACGCCATGTGCTTCCTGGATCCGTGCCACGCCTGCGAACTGAGCGGACCGTTCCGAGCGGACGTCCGCCGCAAGAGCGAACTTCTCAAGATCCCGACAGGAGAACTGAAATGA
- the nuoF gene encoding NADH-quinone oxidoreductase subunit NuoF yields MPRLASVNELEAYRAHLSAIRDAKRPCVTVCAGSGCTAAGAAGVLSALGKGVEKAGLKDAVDVKSTGCHGFCERGPIMIVWPEGTFYNRVAPGDARAIVASLGNGHVPVEKLLYKDPASGRAVVREEEVPFYARQRRVLFGNNGRIDPKNIDDYLTVGGYAALGKVLSSMNWEQVIDQVKRSGLRGRGGAGFPTGAKWDFCRQNPAPRYLICNADEGDPGAFMDRSLLEGNPHSVLEGMIIGAFALGVEEGYVYVRAEYPLAVEHLRMAIEQAEQYGLLGDDILGSGMRFRVQVVKGAGAFVCGEETALMRSIEGKVGEPQPRPPYPVQRGLWNRPTVINNVKTWASVPVIMNRGAEWYASIGTAKSKGTMVFSLVGKINNTGLVEVPMGITLREMIYEIGGGIPGGRKLKAIQIGGPSGGCIPASLIDLTIDYEELTKAGSMMGSGGMVVMDDSTCMVDVARYFMEFLEDESCGQCFPCRKGTQRMREILARICAGHGKEEDLKLLEDLGWVMQQTSLCALGTTAANPVLTTLRYFRDEYLAHIRDQQCPAKVCKQLIYYEIDPTLCDGCGACVKVCAGEAILGEKKMLHTIDMAKCTRCGACMEVCQPKAVLVSTGAVPCPQ; encoded by the coding sequence ATGCCACGGTTGGCGTCGGTTAACGAACTCGAGGCGTACCGGGCGCACCTGAGCGCAATCCGCGACGCCAAGCGTCCCTGCGTGACGGTGTGCGCGGGCAGCGGCTGCACGGCGGCGGGGGCGGCGGGAGTGCTGAGCGCGCTGGGCAAGGGCGTGGAAAAGGCCGGGTTGAAGGACGCCGTGGACGTGAAGAGCACGGGCTGCCACGGGTTCTGCGAGCGCGGGCCGATCATGATCGTATGGCCGGAGGGCACGTTCTACAACCGGGTGGCGCCGGGCGACGCGCGCGCGATCGTCGCCAGCCTCGGCAACGGCCACGTTCCGGTGGAGAAGCTGCTGTACAAGGACCCGGCCAGCGGCAGAGCCGTGGTGCGCGAGGAGGAAGTTCCTTTCTACGCCCGGCAGCGGCGGGTGTTGTTCGGCAACAACGGCCGCATCGATCCCAAGAACATAGACGACTACCTGACGGTGGGCGGGTACGCGGCGCTGGGCAAAGTTCTTTCGAGCATGAACTGGGAACAGGTGATCGACCAGGTGAAGCGCTCCGGGCTGCGGGGGCGTGGCGGCGCGGGCTTCCCTACGGGAGCGAAATGGGACTTCTGCCGGCAGAATCCGGCGCCGCGCTATCTGATCTGCAATGCGGACGAGGGCGATCCCGGCGCGTTCATGGACCGTTCGCTGCTGGAGGGCAATCCGCACAGCGTGCTGGAAGGGATGATCATCGGGGCCTTCGCCCTGGGCGTGGAGGAAGGCTACGTGTACGTGCGGGCGGAGTATCCGCTGGCGGTGGAGCACCTGCGCATGGCCATCGAGCAGGCGGAGCAATATGGGCTGCTGGGAGACGACATTCTGGGAAGCGGAATGCGATTCCGCGTGCAGGTGGTGAAAGGCGCGGGCGCGTTTGTCTGCGGGGAAGAGACGGCGCTGATGCGCAGTATCGAGGGCAAGGTGGGCGAGCCCCAGCCGCGGCCTCCGTACCCGGTACAACGCGGGCTCTGGAACCGGCCCACGGTGATCAACAACGTGAAAACGTGGGCCAGCGTGCCCGTGATCATGAACCGCGGGGCGGAGTGGTACGCATCCATCGGCACGGCAAAGAGCAAGGGCACCATGGTGTTTTCCCTGGTGGGCAAGATCAACAACACCGGGCTGGTGGAAGTACCGATGGGAATCACGCTGCGGGAAATGATTTACGAGATCGGAGGCGGCATCCCGGGAGGGCGGAAGCTCAAGGCCATTCAGATCGGCGGGCCCTCGGGGGGCTGCATCCCGGCCAGCCTGATCGATTTGACCATCGACTACGAAGAGCTGACCAAGGCGGGCTCGATGATGGGTTCGGGCGGCATGGTGGTGATGGACGACTCCACCTGCATGGTGGACGTGGCCCGCTACTTCATGGAGTTCCTGGAGGATGAGTCCTGCGGACAGTGCTTCCCCTGCCGCAAGGGGACACAGCGCATGCGGGAGATCCTGGCGCGCATCTGCGCCGGCCACGGCAAGGAAGAAGACCTGAAGCTGCTGGAGGACCTGGGCTGGGTGATGCAGCAGACGTCGCTGTGCGCGCTGGGCACGACGGCGGCCAACCCGGTGCTCACCACGCTGCGCTATTTCCGCGACGAGTATCTGGCCCACATCCGCGACCAGCAGTGCCCGGCCAAGGTGTGCAAGCAGCTCATCTACTACGAGATCGACCCGACGCTGTGCGACGGCTGCGGGGCGTGCGTGAAGGTGTGCGCCGGGGAAGCGATTCTGGGCGAGAAGAAGATGCTGCACACCATCGATATGGCGAAGTGCACGCGCTGCGGCGCATGCATGGAGGTGTGCCAGCCCAAGGCGGTGCTGGTTTCGACAGGAGCCGTTCCGTGCCCACAATGA
- the ftsH gene encoding ATP-dependent zinc metalloprotease FtsH, which translates to MDRLKRRQIRFSAIYLITGLLALYLVQILIVPQQSQSLSYSEFVAEVRAGRLAEVNITSTELIGLLKEDAARQKAVRLITATRLPGIDESPLVKELESHGVKVTGTIQVRSWWTDFLFSWILPLALLFLFYGYGMWRVGQGPGSPLSFGKARAKIRDESGEHEVKFADVAGVEEAKTELIEIVDFLRNPQKYQRLGGRIPKGVLLVGPPGTGKTLLARAVAGEASVPFFSISGSEFVELFVGMGAARVRDLFDQAKQKAPCIVFIDEIDAIGKARSAGRGMVFGHDEREQTLNQLLVEMDGFDATKGVVIMAATNTPEVLDPALLRAGRFDRQVVVDRPDLKGREEILRVHSRKAKLAPTADLKTIAARTPGMVGADLANIINEAALLAARRGAEQVEQRDLEEAIDRVMLGLEKKSRCMSPDEKQRVAYHESGHALVALSVEHADPVHRVSIIPRSIGALGHMLQLPTQEKYLLTKPELEDRIAVMLGGRGAEDIVYAGVVSTGASDDLQRASELARQMVTQYGMSQQLGHLTYGAPMTQRFLAGPLADSARNYSERTAQQIDDEVRALVDSAYSRVKNILERRRNDLERIATELIRKETLDRVELQELIEAPVAAGKEVSSS; encoded by the coding sequence ATGGACAGACTTAAACGGCGACAGATTCGGTTCTCGGCAATCTATCTGATCACGGGACTTTTGGCCCTGTATCTTGTACAGATACTCATCGTACCGCAACAGTCCCAAAGTCTATCGTACAGCGAATTCGTGGCGGAAGTGCGTGCGGGCCGACTTGCCGAAGTCAACATTACCTCTACCGAGCTGATCGGCCTTTTGAAAGAGGATGCCGCCAGGCAGAAGGCCGTTCGACTGATTACCGCGACCCGGCTGCCCGGGATCGATGAATCGCCCTTGGTAAAGGAACTTGAGAGTCACGGCGTCAAGGTGACCGGAACGATACAAGTCCGGTCATGGTGGACCGATTTCCTGTTCTCCTGGATTCTTCCATTGGCGTTGCTCTTCCTCTTTTACGGTTACGGGATGTGGCGCGTGGGGCAAGGCCCCGGATCGCCATTGAGCTTTGGCAAGGCCCGGGCGAAAATCCGCGACGAGTCCGGTGAGCACGAAGTAAAGTTCGCTGACGTGGCCGGCGTGGAGGAAGCCAAGACAGAATTGATAGAGATCGTGGATTTCTTAAGAAATCCACAAAAGTACCAGCGCCTTGGCGGCCGTATTCCGAAAGGAGTTTTGCTCGTGGGGCCGCCGGGAACGGGCAAGACCTTGCTCGCTCGAGCGGTCGCAGGAGAGGCGAGCGTTCCTTTTTTCTCGATCTCTGGCAGCGAATTTGTGGAGCTTTTCGTTGGAATGGGCGCCGCTCGTGTGCGGGATCTGTTCGATCAGGCCAAGCAGAAGGCGCCGTGCATTGTTTTCATCGATGAAATAGACGCCATTGGGAAGGCACGCTCAGCGGGCCGTGGGATGGTCTTTGGACACGACGAGCGCGAGCAAACTCTGAACCAATTGCTCGTTGAGATGGATGGGTTCGATGCCACCAAGGGCGTCGTCATCATGGCGGCGACCAACACCCCGGAGGTTCTGGATCCGGCCCTGCTGCGCGCTGGCCGGTTTGATCGCCAGGTCGTGGTGGACAGACCCGACTTGAAGGGACGGGAGGAGATTCTCCGCGTTCATTCCCGTAAGGCAAAGCTTGCGCCGACTGCCGATCTGAAAACGATCGCCGCACGAACACCTGGAATGGTCGGGGCCGACCTGGCCAACATTATCAACGAGGCGGCGCTGCTGGCCGCCCGTCGCGGTGCCGAACAGGTGGAGCAACGTGATTTGGAGGAGGCGATCGACCGGGTGATGTTGGGGTTGGAGAAAAAGAGCCGTTGCATGTCCCCCGATGAAAAGCAGCGCGTTGCTTATCATGAGTCAGGGCACGCGCTGGTCGCCTTATCGGTCGAGCACGCTGATCCAGTCCATCGCGTCTCCATCATTCCGCGGTCGATCGGCGCGCTCGGGCATATGCTCCAACTGCCCACGCAGGAGAAATATCTGCTGACGAAACCGGAACTGGAAGACCGGATTGCGGTGATGTTGGGAGGGCGCGGGGCGGAGGATATTGTCTACGCTGGGGTCGTGTCCACCGGAGCGTCCGATGACCTGCAACGGGCCTCGGAGTTAGCCCGGCAGATGGTGACGCAATACGGCATGAGCCAGCAACTCGGCCATCTCACCTACGGCGCGCCAATGACTCAGAGGTTTTTGGCGGGGCCGCTTGCGGACTCGGCGCGAAACTACAGCGAGCGCACTGCCCAGCAGATTGACGATGAGGTGCGAGCATTGGTGGATTCCGCGTACTCCCGCGTAAAGAACATTTTGGAACGCCGAAGAAACGATCTGGAGCGGATCGCTACTGAACTGATCCGAAAGGAAACTTTAGACCGCGTTGAACTTCAGGAACTTATTGAGGCGCCCGTCGCGGCGGGAAAAGAGGTTTCTTCCTCATGA